The Pseudomonas fluorescens genome includes a window with the following:
- a CDS encoding YqiA/YcfP family alpha/beta fold hydrolase: MSGSILYIHGFNSAPASTKASQLINVMAQLGLSDHLQVPALHHHPRQAIGQLEQAIAQLGRPLLVGSSLGGYYATHLAERHGLKALLINPAVSPHRMFDGYLGTQKNLYTDETWELTHDHVTALAELDVPAPRDPQRFQVWLQTGDETLDYRHAQQYYRACALRIQAGGDHSFQGFAQQLPALLSFAGIGADLYQAIDFTSL, translated from the coding sequence ATGTCGGGTTCTATCCTTTATATCCACGGCTTCAACAGCGCCCCAGCCTCGACCAAAGCCAGTCAGCTGATCAACGTAATGGCGCAATTGGGCCTGAGCGACCACCTACAAGTCCCAGCCCTGCACCACCACCCCCGCCAGGCCATCGGTCAGCTGGAACAGGCGATTGCACAACTGGGGCGGCCGCTGCTGGTCGGCAGCTCGCTCGGCGGCTACTATGCGACTCACTTGGCCGAACGCCACGGCCTCAAGGCGCTGCTGATCAACCCTGCCGTCAGCCCGCATCGGATGTTCGACGGTTACCTGGGCACGCAGAAGAATTTGTACACCGACGAAACCTGGGAATTGACCCACGACCACGTCACGGCCCTGGCCGAACTGGACGTGCCGGCACCCCGGGATCCGCAGCGGTTTCAGGTATGGTTGCAAACCGGGGACGAAACGCTGGATTATCGCCACGCCCAGCAGTATTACCGTGCCTGTGCCTTGCGCATCCAGGCCGGCGGCGACCACAGTTTCCAAGGGTTTGCCCAGCAGTTGCCGGCGCTGTTGAGTTTTGCCGGCATTGGCGCCGATTTGTACCAGGCGATCGACTTCACGTCGCTGTGA
- the parE gene encoding DNA topoisomerase IV subunit B, producing MATPSASSYNADAIEVLSGLDPVRKRPGMYTDTSRPNHLAQEVIDNSVDEALAGHARSVQVILHADHSLEVSDDGRGMPVDIHPEEGVSGVELILTKLHAGGKFSNKNYQFSGGLHGVGISVVNALSTQVRVRVKRDGNEYQMTFADGYKATELEVVGTVGKRNTGTSVYFAPDPKYFDSPKFSVSRLKHVLKAKAVLCPGLLVSFEDKATGEKVEWHYEDGLRSYLVDAVSGFERLPDEPFCGSLAGNKEAVDWALLWLPEGGESVQESYVNLIPTAQGGTHVNGLRQGLLDAMREFCEFRNLLPRGVKLAPEDVWERIAFVLSMKMQEPQFSGQTKERLSSREAAAFVSGVVKDAFSLWLNANPETGLALAELAINNAGRRLKASKKVERKRITQGPALPGKLADCAGQDPMRSELFLVEGDSAGGSAKQARDKEFQAILPLRGKILNTWEVDGSEVLASQEVHNIAVAIGVDPGAEDMSQLRYGKICILADADSDGLHIATLLCALFVQHFRPLVDAGHVYVAMPPLYRIDLGKEIYYALDEAERDGILDRLVAEKKRGKPQVTRFKGLGEMNPPQLRETTMDPNTRRLVQLTLDDFEATSEMMDMLLAKKRAGDRKSWLESKGDLAEVLA from the coding sequence ATGGCCACTCCCAGCGCTAGCTCTTATAACGCAGACGCCATCGAAGTCCTCTCGGGCCTCGACCCGGTGCGCAAGCGCCCCGGCATGTACACCGACACCAGTCGGCCGAACCACCTCGCCCAGGAAGTCATCGACAACAGTGTCGACGAAGCCTTGGCCGGGCACGCTCGTTCGGTGCAGGTCATCCTGCACGCCGATCACTCGCTGGAAGTCAGCGACGACGGCCGCGGCATGCCGGTGGACATTCACCCCGAAGAAGGCGTGTCGGGCGTCGAGCTGATCCTGACCAAGCTCCACGCCGGCGGCAAGTTTTCCAACAAGAACTACCAATTCTCCGGCGGTTTGCACGGGGTGGGTATTTCCGTGGTCAACGCCTTGTCGACCCAGGTACGGGTGCGGGTCAAGCGTGACGGCAACGAATACCAGATGACCTTCGCCGATGGCTACAAGGCCACCGAGCTGGAAGTGGTTGGCACCGTCGGCAAGCGCAACACCGGCACCAGCGTATATTTCGCGCCGGACCCGAAATATTTCGATTCACCGAAGTTTTCTGTCAGCCGCCTCAAGCACGTGCTCAAGGCCAAGGCCGTGTTGTGCCCGGGGTTGCTGGTCAGTTTCGAGGACAAGGCTACCGGCGAGAAAGTCGAGTGGCATTACGAGGACGGTCTGCGCTCTTACCTGGTGGACGCGGTCAGCGGTTTCGAACGCCTGCCCGATGAGCCGTTCTGCGGCAGTCTGGCCGGTAACAAGGAAGCGGTGGACTGGGCTTTGTTGTGGCTGCCCGAAGGCGGCGAAAGCGTCCAGGAAAGCTACGTCAACCTGATCCCTACGGCCCAGGGCGGCACCCACGTCAACGGCTTGCGCCAGGGCTTGCTCGATGCCATGCGCGAGTTCTGCGAGTTCCGCAACTTGCTGCCCCGTGGCGTGAAGCTGGCGCCGGAAGACGTCTGGGAACGCATCGCCTTCGTGTTGTCGATGAAGATGCAGGAGCCGCAATTCTCCGGTCAGACCAAGGAACGCTTGTCGTCCCGTGAGGCGGCGGCGTTTGTTTCCGGGGTGGTCAAGGATGCGTTCAGCCTGTGGCTCAACGCCAACCCGGAAACCGGCCTGGCCCTGGCGGAGCTGGCAATCAACAACGCCGGTCGTCGTCTCAAGGCGAGCAAGAAGGTCGAGCGCAAGCGCATCACCCAGGGGCCGGCCTTGCCGGGCAAGCTCGCCGATTGCGCCGGGCAGGACCCGATGCGTTCCGAGCTGTTCCTGGTGGAAGGTGACTCTGCCGGTGGTTCGGCCAAGCAGGCGCGCGACAAGGAGTTCCAGGCGATCCTGCCGCTGCGGGGCAAGATCCTCAACACCTGGGAAGTGGACGGCAGCGAAGTGCTGGCCAGCCAGGAAGTGCATAACATCGCCGTCGCCATCGGCGTCGACCCGGGTGCCGAGGACATGAGCCAGCTGCGCTACGGCAAGATCTGCATCCTCGCCGACGCCGACTCCGACGGCCTGCACATCGCCACATTGCTCTGCGCCTTGTTCGTCCAGCATTTCCGCCCGCTGGTGGACGCCGGTCACGTCTATGTGGCGATGCCGCCGCTGTACCGCATCGACCTGGGCAAGGAGATCTACTACGCCCTCGACGAGGCCGAGCGTGACGGCATTCTGGATCGCCTGGTGGCCGAGAAGAAGCGCGGCAAGCCGCAGGTCACTCGATTCAAGGGCCTGGGCGAGATGAACCCGCCGCAACTGCGTGAAACCACCATGGATCCGAACACCCGTCGTCTGGTGCAGTTGACCCTGGATGATTTCGAGGCGACCTCGGAAATGATGGACATGCTGCTGGCGAAGAAACGCGCCGGCGACCGCAAGTCCTGGCTCGAATCCAAAGGGGACCTGGCCGAGGTGCTGGCCTGA
- a CDS encoding NUDIX domain-containing protein: MTDFANAAPSTVDIVKRESCFQGFYKLDRVHLRHELFAGGMSREISRELFVRHDAVCVLPYDPQRDEVVLIEQFRVGAMDKVANPWLVELVAGLIDKDEQPEEVAHREAQEEAGLAFAALWPMTKYFPSPGGSDEFVHLYLGRCDSTGAGGLHGLAEEAEDIRVKVWSFEDALQAVRDGQICNAPSIIALQWLALNREEVRGLWS, encoded by the coding sequence ATGACCGATTTCGCCAACGCCGCACCGAGCACCGTGGACATTGTCAAGCGCGAGAGCTGCTTCCAGGGTTTCTACAAACTCGATCGTGTGCACTTGCGTCACGAATTGTTTGCCGGTGGCATGAGCCGCGAAATCAGCCGTGAATTGTTCGTGCGCCATGACGCGGTGTGCGTGTTGCCCTACGACCCGCAGCGCGATGAAGTGGTGTTGATCGAGCAGTTTCGCGTCGGCGCCATGGACAAGGTCGCCAACCCTTGGCTGGTGGAATTGGTGGCCGGCCTGATCGACAAGGACGAACAACCGGAAGAAGTTGCTCATCGTGAGGCGCAGGAGGAAGCTGGGCTTGCCTTCGCTGCGCTTTGGCCGATGACCAAGTATTTTCCATCCCCGGGCGGCAGCGATGAATTCGTCCATTTGTACCTGGGGCGTTGCGACAGCACGGGGGCGGGCGGGCTGCATGGCCTGGCGGAAGAGGCGGAAGATATCCGCGTCAAGGTCTGGTCTTTCGAAGATGCCCTGCAAGCTGTGCGCGACGGACAAATCTGCAATGCACCGAGCATCATCGCCCTGCAATGGCTGGCCTTGAACCGCGAGGAAGTGAGGGGGTTATGGTCCTGA
- a CDS encoding DUF6124 family protein gives MSEDNSGPTKNDSISPEASQNPKKLDEAAKRVLDFYLKPKSDTSNPPGDSLQVFTVNKKLDTETLLANLSETLASANVMLSDLAFDLEGSRRHFALGVQQMIELSELLANRALDIVDPR, from the coding sequence ATGTCTGAAGATAACTCTGGGCCAACAAAAAACGATTCCATTTCTCCCGAAGCCAGCCAGAACCCCAAAAAACTTGATGAGGCAGCCAAGCGAGTTTTGGACTTTTATCTCAAGCCAAAATCGGACACCTCGAATCCTCCGGGGGATTCCCTCCAAGTGTTCACTGTAAACAAAAAGCTCGATACCGAAACCCTCCTAGCCAACCTCAGCGAAACCCTAGCCTCCGCCAACGTCATGCTCAGCGACCTGGCCTTCGACTTGGAAGGCTCGCGCCGGCATTTTGCTTTGGGTGTCCAGCAGATGATCGAACTCAGTGAGTTGTTGGCGAATCGGGCGTTGGATATCGTCGATCCACGCTAG
- the cpdA gene encoding 3',5'-cyclic-AMP phosphodiesterase — translation MPNVSILTTADAALLVQLSDSHLFAEADGSLLGMNTRDSLRAVVDLVLEQQPKIDLMLATGDLSQDGTLESYQAFRQMSGRIDAPARWIPGNHDEPQVMLEAAVKSTLLEPVVDIGNWRVTLLDSAVPGSVPGFLAEEQLILLANALSEAPERHHLVCLHHHPVSIGCVWMEPIGLRNPEALFAVLDRFPQVRAVLWGHVHQEVDRVREGVRLLASPSTCIQFEPGSEDFAVGLQAPGYRWLRLWPDGRLETGVERVVGFAFTPDYESDGY, via the coding sequence TTGCCGAACGTATCCATCCTGACCACCGCTGATGCGGCGTTGCTGGTCCAGCTGTCCGACAGTCACCTGTTCGCCGAGGCCGACGGTTCGTTGCTGGGCATGAATACCCGCGACAGCCTGCGGGCGGTCGTTGACCTGGTGCTCGAGCAGCAGCCGAAGATCGATTTGATGCTGGCCACGGGGGATTTGTCCCAGGACGGAACGCTGGAGTCCTATCAGGCGTTTCGGCAGATGAGCGGGCGAATCGATGCGCCGGCGCGCTGGATTCCGGGTAACCATGATGAGCCGCAGGTCATGCTTGAAGCAGCGGTCAAAAGCACGCTGCTCGAGCCGGTGGTGGATATTGGCAACTGGCGCGTCACCCTGTTGGATTCCGCCGTGCCGGGTTCGGTGCCGGGGTTTTTGGCTGAGGAGCAGTTGATTCTGTTGGCCAATGCGTTGAGTGAGGCGCCGGAGCGGCATCATCTGGTGTGTCTGCATCATCATCCGGTGTCGATTGGGTGTGTGTGGATGGAACCTATCGGGTTGCGTAATCCTGAGGCGTTGTTTGCGGTGTTGGATCGGTTTCCTCAGGTGCGGGCGGTTCTGTGGGGGCATGTGCATCAGGAGGTTGATCGGGTCCGTGAGGGGGTTCGGTTGTTGGCTTCGCCTTCGACTTGTATTCAGTTTGAGCCGGGGAGTGAGGATTTTGCGGTGGGCTTGCAGGCGCCGGGGTATCGGTGGTTGCGGCTTTGGCCGGATGGGCGGTTGGAGACGGGGGTTGAGCGGGTGGTTGGGTTTGCTTTTACTCCGGACTATGAGTCCGACGGGTACTGA
- a CDS encoding DUF1249 domain-containing protein, protein MVLNKLRDRYRVDLVGLQAACEANYARLMRLLPDMRNDPAPRRIAVTHGDQMLGVLALEVLQTCPYTTTLQVRQEHSLPWLPVPQLEVQVYHDARMAEVVSAEHARRFRGIYPYPNASMHQPDEKAQLNLFLGEWLSHCLALGHEFEVVR, encoded by the coding sequence ATGGTCCTGAACAAGCTGCGCGATCGCTATCGCGTCGATCTGGTGGGGTTGCAGGCCGCCTGCGAGGCCAACTACGCCCGCCTGATGCGCTTGTTGCCGGACATGCGCAACGATCCGGCGCCGCGGCGTATCGCCGTGACCCACGGCGACCAGATGCTCGGCGTGCTGGCCCTCGAAGTGCTGCAGACCTGCCCGTACACCACGACCTTGCAAGTGCGCCAGGAGCACAGCCTGCCCTGGCTACCGGTGCCGCAGCTGGAAGTTCAGGTCTATCACGATGCGCGCATGGCCGAAGTCGTCAGTGCCGAACATGCGCGACGCTTTCGCGGCATCTATCCTTACCCCAATGCGTCAATGCACCAGCCGGACGAAAAGGCCCAGTTGAACCTGTTCCTGGGCGAGTGGCTGAGTCATTGCCTGGCGCTGGGCCACGAGTTCGAAGTCGTTCGGTAG